The genomic stretch TTTCTAAAATCAAAGAGTAGCAAGCTTAGCTTGCTACTCTTTGATTCTACGTGACTTAACGGCGATCGCAGGATTGCCCATATAAATTGTCATTGGTTCTAGCGATCGCGTCGCCACACTGCCTAAGCCCAAAACTGCTCCTTGACCGACTCTAACCCCTGCGGCAATAGTTGCACGGGCAGCAATCCAACTGCCTGATTCGATATAAATGGGGGCAGTACGCAAAGCAAAATCGCGATCGCCCCAGTCGTGATTGCCAGTGCAGAGATATACACCTTGGGATATGCAGCAATGGCTCTCAATCGTAATTAAGTCAAGATTATCTAGCCAAGTATCTTCACCAATCCAGACAAAATCTTTGATAATTAGCCGCCAAGGAAATTTAAC from Pseudanabaena sp. Chao 1811 encodes the following:
- a CDS encoding WcaF family extracellular polysaccharide biosynthesis acetyltransferase → MRLDRYTTGTYTIGAPLWKQVIWYFIGAPIVRSYLIPFSGLKVLILRWFGAKIGQGVRIKTGVRVKFPWRLIIKDFVWIGEDTWLDNLDLITIESHCCISQGVYLCTGNHDWGDRDFALRTAPIYIESGSWIAARATIAAGVRVGQGAVLGLGSVATRSLEPMTIYMGNPAIAVKSRRIKE